The Nostoc cf. commune SO-36 genomic sequence CAAAACCCAGTACTCCTACGCGTATAGCTGGCGAAATATTTAGAGAATTTTTGATTTGTTCAGAATTCATAGTCAATTCGTTAAGTTGAATCAAAAGCCTTGAGTATTCGGCATCTCAGCTTCCAGCTTGGAACTGGTGGCTGATGGCTGATAGCTCAAAGCTATAGAGATTAATTATGATTCATTATCCTCGATTCTTTAGCTTGATATTGCAGATATTTATCTCTAGCAACTGACAACCCAAAAGATGGCTTAAGCATACTGGCTAAACTTGATGCTCTTACAGAATAGAGTTTGTAGCGCGATGATGCAAGCACTCACCAGAAGCGATCGCTTAAAGTAGTGCATAAAGTTGTTGGCATTCTGAGCATTATGAAGCGCATTTGCACTATGGTTAATATTTTTACAATCACTTCATTATCTGCTTTTGTCTTTGCTAGCACCACTAGTTTATTGCTAGTGCAGACAGTCACAGCTAAACCAGTACAGACAAAAAAGCAAGTCAATCAACCAATACTATTTAACTCAAGATTACAAATATATCCTGCAAATAATAGCCTACCAGCAAGCCGCTTGATTACGATTGAAGGTGTTATCAAAAAGTCTAGTAAGATGCAAATCACAGAAGCAAAACTTACAACATACGAGGAATTTGCAGCCAAAACGGGAGAATACAAATCATCGATTTCTAACAACCGAATGGTGTGGATAGTGACTGGTTTTGTCCAGGGTGAGTTGAGAATGGCTAAAGGTAGAAGTGTCTGTACTGATAACGCTAAACTTGTGGAATTAACGGATGCAGAAACTGGCGATTCTTTTGGTAGAAGTATTTACTGTCCTCCAAACAACCAAATGAATTTCATGCCGTAAAGTTGACTTAAAATCAAAACAACTTCCCTTCAGGAGATTGACTTTTATGACATATATCTCCCCAAAAGCTCTCACATTTGAAGATTTTATCTCCCAATACCAAGACAATCCTCGCTATGAACTAGCAGATGGAGAACTAGTTGACATGGAACCTACCGGCCCTCACGAAACGGTGAGTGGTAAACTTGCAACCCAAATTGGCATCTACCTTGTTGCAGAACAACTCCCCTGGTTTATTCCTCGCACTTGTTTAATTTATCCCTTTGCAGATACAGCTACAACTCGTCGTCCTGATATTGTGGTTCTTGATGAAACCGTTCTCGATCGTGAACCCCTTTGGGAGCGAGAACCCGTAATTACTCTTGGACGCTCAATTAAATTGGTGGTGGAAGTCGTTAGTACCAACTGGGAAACCGACTATGCAAGGAAAGTTGAGGAATATGCGCTTTTAGGCATCCCTGAATATTGGATTGTAGATTATCGGGGATTGGGCGGTGTAGCATTTATTGGTAAACCTAAACAACCTACATTAACTATTTGTCAATTAGTTGAAGACACCTATATTCAACAACAATACCGACTAAATCAAGCAATTAATTCGCCACTGTTACCTGGGTTGCAACTTCGCTTAAATGATATTCTCCCTCGTTAAATGCATGAGAAAGTTGAGGTGCGGCGCTGAATAGCCCGTCGTAGACATCGCCAGCTTTAACCCTATCACCATAAGTGCGTAGATGTAAAGCGGCGAATCAAGAGACATCGCCTCTACGAGAGTTATGTATATAGCAATGCAATTTTGGCAGCGAGAAGCCGTAATTATGCGCTTGGCGATCGCCTTGATTAGGAAATGAAATAACCTGTAGAAATGCAATTCAGATTTTGGGAAACCCGATCAGAGAACTGGGGAATAGAGCTAACATTGATTTATATAGCTAGATAAGAGAATTTAAACATGTTGAATGCAGTAGAGTTTCAAGCAAAGATTCAAAATGGGTTAATTCAGATTCCTGATGAGTACAAACAAGAATTTGGAGAAGGAGATGATATTAAAGTAATTGTTTTGGTGCAGAAAAAATCATTTCCAAAAAAGGACATAATTGATGAGTTGACTGAAAATCCCGTTCAAGTGAATAGTGTACTCAGCCGTGAAGAAATTTACAGTCGCTAGTTATGACTGATAATACATATTTTATTGATACAAATGTTTGGCTCTATCGTTTATTTGATGACAAAAAGATAGAAGTGGCAGAAAGAGACAGAAAACGTAATATTGCTATTTCAATTACGTCAAATGAAGGAATCATTATCAGTACGCAGGTTGTGAATGAGGTTTCTGCTAATTTGCTGAAAAAAGCAGCTTTTAACGAAGAGCAAATCAAAGCTGTGATTCAGTCGCTTTATCGCCGTTGCACTGTGGTAGAGTTCAACTTAAATATTTTTGAATCTGCATCAGATATCCGCAGTCGATATAATTTCTCTTTTTGGGATGGTTTAATTGTTGCTTGTGCGCTGTCGGCAAGATCAAGTATTCTTTATTCTGAAGATATGCAGGATGGGTTAATAGTAGCTGGTCAATTAGAAATTGTGAATCCGTTTAAATTAAGGTAGAGAGGTTACTTGAGTTGCGATCGCCTTTACAAGTGAATATTCGCTCTGGCGATTGCCTGCTTTAACCCTATCACCAGAAGTGCGATCGCATGAAGCTAGAGTATGATTATTCGGGGTGCGATCGCCTGGTTGAACTCTATCACCAAAAGTGCGATCGCCTTTACAAGATTATGGTGTAATTCCCTACTTTAACCCTATCATCAGAAGTGCGATCGCCGAATAGCCCGTCGTAGACATCGCATGAAGCAAGAGTATGATTATTTTATTTATATACTTAAATCTGCAAGTTAACTTGATACGCCAGACGGCTACGAACATCTACGATATATTTTGTAAATCGGACATGATGCTTAACATACAATATATAGTGTTATGTCTTTTTAGTTCAAAATTTTAATAAACTACGAAGCCTTAAAAAATCACAAAGCCGATTGCAACACAACCGTATTTGATGGCTAAATCAATTGTTTCAACAAAACGGCTCGGCAACCAGTTAATCAACTGGTTGCTTGAAGAAGATCGACGAGAGAAGGAAGGGCCTTACCGCAAGGAAGAACCACATCGTCAACATTCTTGGTGGCGGGTGATGTGCTTGACTGGTGTAGATTATTTCTCCACCCTTGGCTATCAACCTGGGATTGCAGCACTGGCTGCGGGCGCTCTTTCTCCTGTAGCTACCCTGATTCTAGTTTTGCTGACGCTCTTTGGAGCATTGCCAATCTATCGGCGCATTGCTGCCGAAAGCCCTCATGGTGAAGGGTCGATCGCCATGTTAGAGCGTTTGCTCCCCTGGTGGCAAGGCAAATTACTTGTGCTGTGCTTACTAGGCTTTGTGGCAACCGACTTTATTATTACCATTACCTTGTCGGCTGCTGATGCCACAGCCCATGTCATCGAAAATCCACTGACACCACTTTGGCTGCACAATCAGACGATCGCAATCACTCTAATTTTAGTTGCATTACTTGGCGGAGTTTTCTTGAGAGGTTTCCGAGAAGCGATTGGTATTGCAGTAGTTTTGGTGGGAGCTTATTTACTGTTAAACTTCATTGTCGTTAACGTTGGTGCGTATCAAATTTTAACTCACCCAGAAGCGATCGCTAATTGGCAGACTGCACTTTTTACCCGCAATTCTAACCCTTTAATCCTCATCGGCATATCTCTCCTCATATTCCCCAAGCTAGCGCTGGGATTGTCTGGTTTTGAGACTGGTGTTACTGTTATGCCTCTAGTCAAAGGTAGCAACAACGACACTCTACACCATCCCAAGGGGCGGATTCGGAATACACGCAAGCTGCTGACCACTGCTGCTCTGATTATGAGCTTCTTTTTGCTTACCACTAGTTTTATAACCACTCTACTGATTCCAACCGCAGAATTTGCATCTGGGGGCAAAGCTAACGGACGGGCCCTTGCTTACCTAGCACATCAGCATTTGGGTGATGGTTTTGGCACAATTTACGATTTAAGTACTATTTCTATTTTGTGGTTTGCAGGTGCATCAGCAATGGCAGGGTTGCTGAATATTGTACCTCGCTACCTACCACGCTATGGCATGGCCCCCAATTGGGCACGAGCAACACGTCCTTTAGTGTTGGTCTACACAGCGATCGCTTTTGTTGTCACAATTATTTTCAGAGCAAACGTGGAAGCCCAAGGTGGGGCTTACGCAACTGGTGTACTGGTGTTAATCACCTCAGCCGCCTTTGCCGTAACTTTATCAGCCCACCGTCATAGCCAGAAACGGGCAAGACTTGTATTTGCCATCATCACACTGTTATTTTTATACACCACCATTGTCAATATCATCGAAAGACCAGAAGGGATTAGAATCGCTGGGTTTTTTATCGGCACGATCATTTTTACCTCCCTGGTTTCTCGTGTTTGGCGTTCAACAGAACTACGAGCAGACCGGATCGAAGTTGACGAACTTGCTGGTCAATTCCTTGCCGAAGAGAGCCAGGGAGCAATCCGACTGATTGCAAATCGGTTGAATAAGGGTGATGTTCTCGAGTATTTTTTAAAAGAGAAAGAGGTACGCGAGGATAACCATATTCCCCCCAACGATCCAATTCTTTTTTTAGAGATTCAGGTATCAGATGCTTCGGAATTTGCCGATATCATCAAAGTAAAAGGGGTGCAAGTTGGTGATTATCGCATCCTCCGGGCTGAGAGTGCCGCAGTACCCAATGCGATCGCAGCTTTACTACTCTATATTCGTGATCAAACAGGTAAGATTCCCCATGCTTACTTCGGTTGGGTTGAGGGAAACCCCATACAATACTTACTGCGTTTTATCTTGTTTGGTGAAGGTGACATTGCTGTAGTTACCCGTGAAGTACTCCGTCGGGCTGAAAAGGATCCGCATAAGCGTCCTGGGATTCATGTTGGGGGTTGAGATAGAGGCAAGGGGGCAGGGAGTAGGGGAGCAGGGGAGGCAGGGGAGGCAGGGGAGGCAGAAGGAGAATGACAAATGACAAAGGTGAGCATCTTGCCCGCCCATAGTCAAAGGCGGGCAAGATGCCCATCCCACAAAAATAGTAAAATCATCCCGCAAACATGCAAGGCCTATTTTTTGCAAGTTTCATCATCAAACTTTTCCCAAGGTACAAAATAGGGATGTGGTAAAATCCTGACGTAGATCATGATTCTAGGAGTATTCATAAAATAGATTTCTCTGTGATAACCTGCCAAATGTGGGGCTTAACTCTATCCCCTCCATTAATTCACGATGTCTCAGCAACAGCGCACCCTTTTAATTGTCGATGATTCCCCAGAAGATCGAGAACTCTATCGGCGGTATTTGCGGCGCGATCGCGAATATTCTTATACAATCTTTGAAGCAACCCTGGGACGTCAAGGACTAGAACTTTGGCAGCAACATCAGCCTGATGTTATTTTACTTGATTACCGACTCCCCGATCTCGACGGGCTGGAATTTCTCGCACAATTGCAACCCCTAAGCCAAGGGATATGCCTACCTGTAATTGTTGTAACGGGGCAGGGCAATGAG encodes the following:
- a CDS encoding Uma2 family endonuclease; its protein translation is MTYISPKALTFEDFISQYQDNPRYELADGELVDMEPTGPHETVSGKLATQIGIYLVAEQLPWFIPRTCLIYPFADTATTRRPDIVVLDETVLDREPLWEREPVITLGRSIKLVVEVVSTNWETDYARKVEEYALLGIPEYWIVDYRGLGGVAFIGKPKQPTLTICQLVEDTYIQQQYRLNQAINSPLLPGLQLRLNDILPR
- a CDS encoding PIN domain-containing protein translates to MTDNTYFIDTNVWLYRLFDDKKIEVAERDRKRNIAISITSNEGIIISTQVVNEVSANLLKKAAFNEEQIKAVIQSLYRRCTVVEFNLNIFESASDIRSRYNFSFWDGLIVACALSARSSILYSEDMQDGLIVAGQLEIVNPFKLR
- a CDS encoding APC family permease, translated to MAKSIVSTKRLGNQLINWLLEEDRREKEGPYRKEEPHRQHSWWRVMCLTGVDYFSTLGYQPGIAALAAGALSPVATLILVLLTLFGALPIYRRIAAESPHGEGSIAMLERLLPWWQGKLLVLCLLGFVATDFIITITLSAADATAHVIENPLTPLWLHNQTIAITLILVALLGGVFLRGFREAIGIAVVLVGAYLLLNFIVVNVGAYQILTHPEAIANWQTALFTRNSNPLILIGISLLIFPKLALGLSGFETGVTVMPLVKGSNNDTLHHPKGRIRNTRKLLTTAALIMSFFLLTTSFITTLLIPTAEFASGGKANGRALAYLAHQHLGDGFGTIYDLSTISILWFAGASAMAGLLNIVPRYLPRYGMAPNWARATRPLVLVYTAIAFVVTIIFRANVEAQGGAYATGVLVLITSAAFAVTLSAHRHSQKRARLVFAIITLLFLYTTIVNIIERPEGIRIAGFFIGTIIFTSLVSRVWRSTELRADRIEVDELAGQFLAEESQGAIRLIANRLNKGDVLEYFLKEKEVREDNHIPPNDPILFLEIQVSDASEFADIIKVKGVQVGDYRILRAESAAVPNAIAALLLYIRDQTGKIPHAYFGWVEGNPIQYLLRFILFGEGDIAVVTREVLRRAEKDPHKRPGIHVGG